In Flavobacterium sp. N3904, one DNA window encodes the following:
- a CDS encoding type IV pilin protein, with product MLNNIKKYFQNTKTTMVKAYSLTEILIVLCIIGILLLMVLPNQTSVIGQAKAIEAQAMLNQVYGLEKSHFYRHSKYSSNLEELGFEPELTVDEGGQAVYKIEIVEASNDSFLARATATSDLDGDGALNTWEIDSKKMLTEVTKE from the coding sequence ATTAAAAAATACTTTCAAAACACTAAAACAACAATGGTTAAAGCCTACTCTTTAACTGAAATTTTGATTGTTTTATGTATCATTGGTATACTACTCTTAATGGTATTACCCAATCAAACCTCAGTTATTGGTCAAGCAAAAGCGATTGAGGCTCAAGCGATGTTAAATCAAGTTTATGGCTTAGAAAAAAGTCATTTCTACAGACATTCAAAATATTCAAGTAACCTAGAAGAGCTTGGTTTTGAGCCAGAACTTACAGTTGACGAAGGAGGTCAGGCGGTATATAAAATTGAAATTGTAGAAGCTTCAAATGATTCCTTTTTGGCTCGAGCAACAGCAACCTCTGATTTGGATGGAGATGGAGCTTTAAACACTTGGGAAATTGACAGTAAAAAAATGTTAACAGAAGTAACAAAAGAATAA